AAAAGACTGATGGAACTTATGATGGCGGTCAATCGAAAGCGTCAATTCAAGGTAAGAGAGCTTGCCGATGAATTCGGCGTATCTACACGCACCATTTTGCGTGATTTGCAGGAGTTGAGCGAGCTGGGGGTGCCGCTGTATTCTGAAGTAGGTCCGCATGGAGGATATCGAATCCTGCGAGAGCGTGTATTGCCGCCTATCGCTTTTACAGAGGTAGAGGCAGTAGCGATGTTTTTTGCATCCCATGCACTGCGTCACTATTCATCATTGCCATTTGAAGTGGAGTCGGTCTCCGCGCTGCGCAAGTTTTATTTGCATTTACCGGGGGATGTTAGAGATAGCATTGACCGGATGAAGCATCGGCTCGATTTTACTGCGCCGACTCGGCGGCAACATGCTCCCTATTTGCCCATCTTGCTGGAAGCTGCCGTTTCACAGCAGATTCTGCATATTACGTATGAGCCAGAAGGCAAAAGCAGAAGCACTCGCCCGATCCAGCCCGTATTTATTTATACCAATCAAGGTTTCTGGTATTGTTCGGCATATTGCTTCTTACGAAACGAATACCGCTTGTTTCGCTGCGACCGCATCGTATTAGCCGATTATGATACGACTGGCTTGCAACCGTTGGAGCTAGAGCCTTATCAAAGTACGGGCTGGTATGAAGAGCATTTACCACAGCATCCATTACGAATTCGAGCACATCTTAGTCATCGGGCGGTACAGCGTTGTGAAGGGGAAATTTGGATTTCGCTGGATGTGCAGGATGATGGAAGTGGGTATTTGGAAAAAGTGATACCGGAAGAGGAATTGAGCTTTTACGCCGAGTTTTGTATTGGACTGGGCAAAGAGGTGGCAGTAGAAGGACCAGAGGAGCTAAAAGAAGAAATTCGCAAGCAGCTGGCACACTTGACTTCGCATTATGCAAAATAACAGAGAAATCAAAAATCCCCTCCTATTCGGTGTGGATCTCATTCTTATCATGAGTTCCTATCACTGCGAAGCGGAGGGGATATGATCGGTAGACCTCATTCCACGATGAGATCTTTTTTATAAGTTTCGATCGGTATAAATGCAGACTGTCTACGCGAACTTACAAAATCGGAGACAACAATCGGGCAAATGATTCGACCACTTTACGATACCATGGACGATTCTCGTACGCTTCCAATGTCAGCACATCGCTATCGCGAATATCTTGCAAGAACAAGGCTTCCAGCTGCTGCGCCGTTTCAGAGTCATACAGTACGGCATTGATCTCAAAGTTCAGCTTGTAGCTGCGAATATCCATATTAGCAGTACCGACCGAAGCGATTTTGCCGTCGATAACCATCGTTTTGGCATGTAAGAATCCTTTGTTGTACAAATAGCAGTGGGCATTTAGCTCCAGCAGCTCTTGCAAGTACGAGTAGGAAGCCCAGTAAACCATCAGATGATCGGGGCGCTTCGGAATCATGAGATACACTTCGACGCCAGATAGGATTGCCGATTTGATGGCGGTAATCATACTTTCATCTGGAATAAAATACGGCGTCTGAATCATAACGCTGCGCTTGGCTTCATAGATCATTTTGATGTAGGAGTATTTGATCGTTTCCAGACTGCTATCCGGTCCACTGGAAATGATCTGCATACCGATATTGCCGGAAAATGGCTTAGACACTGCAAATAGCGAGTAATCCTGAGTCATATGTGTATTGAGCGCCAGATGCCAGTCACGCAGGAAATGCGCCTGCATTTGCAAAATGGCGGAGCCTTCGACGCGCAAATGTGTATCACGCCAGTAGCCGAATTTTTTTACATGACCAAGATATTCGTCGCCTACATTGAAGCCGCCGATATACGCACATTCGCCATCAATAATAACGACCTTGCGGTGATTGCGGTAATTCATTTTGAAGTTAATCATAGGAATACTCGGCGGGAAAAAGGCAGCAGCATGACCGCCAGCATCTACAAACTCCTTGAGAAACTTTTTGTTCACCTTGGAGCTGCCCCAAGCATCATAGATCAGGCGAACGGTAACGCCCTGTTTGGCTTTCTCGGTTAATGCTGACAAGAGCTGGCGACCGAGATCATCGCGCTGGATGATGTAATACTGGATATGGATATATTCTTTGGCACGCGCAATATCGCGGAATAGCGCATCGAACTTTTTCAATCCATCTGAAAAAATCTGTACACTATTATCCTGTGTGTACAGTGAGTAATTGCTGATCAGGTGCATATGCACCAGCTCATGGTACTTATTAATTGACTTGTCATTGAAGCTGAATGTGTAACTATCAAATTCAGCCAGCTGATCATTGACTGCCGATTCAATAATCGAACGGAATTCCTTGCGCAGCCGGAAGCGCTTGACCCGGCTCAAATTCTGACCGAGGAACAGATACACGATAAAGCCGACGATCGGGATAAACAGCAGCACCATCAACCATGCCCATGTCGCTCCGATATTGCGGCGTTCCAAGAAGACGATAAATAGAGCCAGAAATAAGTTGATGACAAGTAATATCCACGAAAAATGCGAGTAAAAGGTCAACATTCCCAGCTTCCCACCTTAATTAAATTGTCCATGATAAAAATGCACTTTACCAACAGCATACCAAAAAATGCGGAACTACACACTATATGTTTCATCTTCACCTCTCAGAATCTGGAAATGTCTAAAAAGCAAACGTGACAAATCTCCTTTTTTCGTTGCATAAGCATCTTTCTTAAACTATAATGATAATCATTATCAATTATGATTGAAATTCACCCTTCATCCTTACACAGCAACACCAATTTCATAAACAAGCTGCTTAGGCAGTGATGTATACAGGGGGAGCTACATATGACACAGCAAGGACAGCTGGAGCTTTATGATGTAACGATTATCGGCGGTGGACCTGCAGGATTGTACAGCGCGTTTTATAGTGGCATGCGTGACATGAAAACAAAGATTATCGAATTTAACCCGACATTAGGCGGTAAAATACTGCTGTATCCTGAGAAAATGATCTGGGATGTAGGTGGTGTGCCACCGATCAGTGGAGCAGGTCTGATTCAGAATCTGACAGAGCAGGCGATGGTGTTTGATCCAACCGTTGTACTCAATCAGCAAATTACGGGTCTGGAACGGTTAGAGGACAATACGATCCTACTCACATCGAACACGGGTGAACAGCATCATACTCGTACCGTCATTCTGGCACTAGGACATGGCATTCCCAAAATGCGCAAGCTAGAGATTGAAGGCGCAGATCGTTATGAAGTGACCAATCTGCACTACACCGTACAGGAGCTAGCGATTTTCAAAGACAAGCATATTGTTATCTCTGGTGGCGGGGATTCAGCAGTAGATTGGGCGAATGCATTGCATCCACTAGCTGCCAGTGTAACCGTTGTACACCGCAGAGAGGAATTTGGCGGTCATGAGCGTAACGTGATTAGTATGAAGCAGAATTGCAAAGAAGTGATTACCTCTTACGAGCTGACTGGTTTGCAAGGTCAGGGTAGTCTGGTAGAGGAGATCACCATTTGCCATGTAGAATCCAAAGAAACGCGTACACTGAAAGTCGATGCGCTTATCGTCAATCACGGCATGACTAGCGACTTATCGCCGTTGCTGGATTGGGGCATGGAACTGGGCGAGTATAACAAGCCCATTATAGACGAACGCCGTCAAACGAGTATTTCGGGCGTATTCGCAGCAGGTGATCTGGTACAATACGACGGCAAGCTGTACCTGATCAGCGGCGCATTGGTAGACGGAGCAACCGCGGTCAACAGTGCCAAGCAATATCTGGAACCAGAAGCGTACTCCCAAGCCTACGTATCCTCGCACAACAAGAAATTTGAAGATAAAAACAAGCAGTTGGAACAGCAAACTGTACGTGTATAACGATATGGGTATCATAGATTCTTTGAAGTAAGCATATGGAAGTGGATACTTGTAAATGGATCATGGATCGTTTGCGAATGAATCGTAGTTACATGGATAGTGCTTCAACTGACCTTGCAGAAGCCCTGTAGTTAGTCATTGAACAGGTTCATGATGAGAAAAGTCCAACCAAAAGATGAGTGTAAAAGACTAATTATAAAAGATCAGTATGAAGGATCAGTACGAAAGACCAGTATGGTAAAGGATAAACCTTGCCGTACTGGTCTTTTTTATTTTTGTTTTTTTATTTTCAGCCTTTTATAGGTATCTTTTATATGTAAATCTACTCAACATACAGCATGAGATTTAGAACATACACTTCACATCCAAATACAATAACCAAGTGAATAGATATGAATAATTGGCAAAAGATAGCTACACTGGTATGATACATCATAGCGATCAAAACAACGATCAAAATGTTCTTCTTCATGCAAGTAATATATCCACACAAGCAAACACATGATTCATATGTACAACTATCATCCAAGTGAAGGCAGGGAATCCATGATGACCTATAGTTATGTATCTCATTTGCAATGCCCCGTTTGCAACACAACCTACGATACCGAGCATATTCATCAATTATGTGAATGCGGTTCGCCATTGCTCGTTGCATACGATTTAGAGCGGCTGAAAGGGGAAGTGCAGCGAGACGAGATTCAGGCACGCAATCCCGATCTGTGGCGTTACCATGAATTGCTACCCGTTAGCAGTCAGGAGCATGTCGTAACGCTGGGCGAAGGCATGACACCGCTGCTGCATTTGCCAACATTGGGTCAGCGCTATGGGATGAACCATCTATATATGAAGGATGAGAGCTTGGTTCCGAGTGGCAGCTTCAAAGCACGCGGAGCCGCTGTAGGTGTATCCAAGGCGCTGGAGCTGGGGGTAGAAGAGCTAGCGATGCCGACCAATGGCAATGCAGGTGCTGCTTGGGCGCTATATGCAGCGCGTGCTGGTATTCGTGCTACGATTGTTATGCCGCAAGATGCACCACAGATTACACGCAGCGAAGTAGCATTGGCAGGGGCATCCCTGTTTCTTGTAGATGGATTGATCAGCGATGCTGGGAAAATGGTTGCCGAAAAGGTTCAACAGGATGGTATATATGATGCGTCGACGTTGAAAGAGCCATACCGGATCGAGGGAAAGAAAACGATGGGATTGGAAATTGCTGAGCAATTGGGCTGGAAGATGCCGGATGTGATTCTGTATCCGACTGGCGGTGGTGTCGGTCTGATCGGTATTCATAAAGCATTGAAGGAGCTGCAACAGCTTGGCTGGATTGAAGGCAAATTGCCACGTCTCGTTGCTGTACAGGCAGAGGGCTGTGCACCAATCGTTAAGGCATGGGAGAATCGGCAGGAGCGTTCGGAGTTCTGGGAGCAGTCGACGACCATTGCATTTGGTATCAATGTACCAAAAGCATTGGGCGATTTTCTCGTGTTACGTGCATTGTACGAAACCGATGGCGTAGGCATATCTATATCGGATGCCGAGCTGCTGGAAGTCCAGCGTGAAGTGGCTTCATTGGAAGGTTCTTTTGTCTGCCCAGAAGGAGCGGCTACCTTTGCTGCTGCGCGTAGACTCGCTGCTGACGGCTGGATTCAGCCAGAGGAAACGGTTGTGGTGCTGAATACAGGCGCAGGCATCAAATACCCTGATGCTGTACAAACAGAAGCTCCATTGCTGCAAATTGGAGACTCTATCGTCGGTCGTTAATAGGTCGGATTGGGATTAGCAGCAACTGGACTAGCTGGATAAGATACGCTGCTTCTTTATAAACATTCTGTACACTCTGTTTTTCATTGCCTGCACATGGTACTCTAAAAGGACGAGAGCAGATACTGAATACGGTGTAGCCCTAACTTATAGTAGATTTCAAGTCACCAGTGTATTCAGATTTTCAAGCTGCAAGATCGGCTGTTGTAAAGAACCCCAGTCGGTTAGAAGAACATAGGAGGATTCATGTCCTGGAGCAAATTGAAGCAACAGCTGGAAGGCTTTTTAAGCCCAGCGCTGGTCGGTAAAGTCGAATATCGGGCGACCAGTTATCGGTACTCGCCAGACAAGGCGGGAAACTGTTACATTTCCGTTTATAAAAAGAATGTATTGCAGATGAATGACACGGCTGGTCCGATTCGTTGGTATCAATCGGAGCAAGAGATCAAAAGCGATTCCAGCATCGACCTTCCGGTTACTGCGGATGAGATTCAAGCTGTAAAAGCAAGCACTGGTGGTAGTGTGCCTGAGGATCGCTTGCAGGTGATCGCACGCAATCGCAAATTGACCGAATATGCGAAGGAAATGATACTGGTGCAAACGGCACTGAGTAAATCCAATTTTACCGTTGTCGCGACTCGCTTTTTAGCTACATCCATTGAGGATAGTCTGGAAAGCAATGATATTTTGCTGAATATATTGGCACTCATAGATCGCAGAGTAGGCAAAAAGCGGATTCAGAATATGAGCCAAAGTATCAAGCTGAAGCATCCGGCAGTCCAATATTTCTATGAATTGCGTCGCAACGAAGGATAGAATAAGAGATAAAGAATAGTATAAATAGCGATGGAGCAGAGCTTGCGGAGAATCCACAAGTTCTGCTCCATCGCTATTTTTTATGGTATCCACTCATCTCCATGCTTGACCTTCACGTTACGTCAATGTATATGCTTGCTTCCTATGCAGCGGATGTAGATATATTCCGGGCATCATCAACAGAAACATGAGGAGGCTTTTTTATTATGAAATTATGGATTCGAAATGCGATGATCGTAACGATGGAGGATGGAGATACGCCATTTACTGGGGATGTGACCGTTGCAGGCGATACCATTACAGGAATATATCCAAAGGAAGCAGTAGCTGAGCAGCAGCTATCTATACAGTCGTTTGATCGTATCATAGATGCCAAAGGCATGATCCTGATGCCAGGTTTTATTAATGCACATCAGCACAGCCCGATGAATCTGTTAAAAGGATTTTCCGATGATCTGAAGCTGATGGATTGGTTGGAGCAAAAGATATTTCCAGCAGAAGCCCGCATGACGGCGGAGGATATATACTGGGGCAGCAAGCTGTCGATGGCAGAAATGATTCGTAGTGGTACAACTACCTTTGCAGATATGTATATCCATATGAATGATATTGCGAATGCGGTACAGGAGACAGGAATGCGGGCATCATTGACACGCGGGTTGGTCTTTATCGATGATCAGGCACAGCAGCGTCTAACGGAAGCGGTAGATCTTGTGGAGACATGGCAAGGTGCAGCAGAGGGGCGCATTACGACGATGTTTGGTCCGCACTCGCCGTATCTGTGTGCACCAGAGCCATTGCGTCATGTGATGGAGCTGGCGAAACAATACAATCGACCGATTCACATTCACCTTGCGGAAACGAAGGAAGAAATGGCGATCATGAGTGAGCGCTACAATCAAACACCGACCCAATATCTATATGAGTTAGGTTTGTTTGACCATTCTCATGTGCTGCTGGCGCATGGTGTGCATGTGGATCGTGAAGACATTCATCTGCTTCATGGAATGCGCGGTGGCGTGTCGCATAATCCGATTAGCAATCTGAAGCTCGGCTGTGGTATCGCACCCGTGACGGAGCTGCAACAGCGTGATATTACGGTCGGTCTGGGTACCGACGGCGCAGGCAGTGCCACTACACTAGATATGTTCGCCAGCGTCCGAGCAGCAACATGGCTACAAAAGCTACATTATGGTGACCCAACGGCTTTGCCAGCTTACCAAGCGCTTCAAATGGCAACAATCAACAGTGCGAAGCTACTCCAGATTGATCATGAGACCGGATCACTACA
The DNA window shown above is from Paenibacillus sp. JQZ6Y-1 and carries:
- a CDS encoding NAD(P)/FAD-dependent oxidoreductase, giving the protein MTQQGQLELYDVTIIGGGPAGLYSAFYSGMRDMKTKIIEFNPTLGGKILLYPEKMIWDVGGVPPISGAGLIQNLTEQAMVFDPTVVLNQQITGLERLEDNTILLTSNTGEQHHTRTVILALGHGIPKMRKLEIEGADRYEVTNLHYTVQELAIFKDKHIVISGGGDSAVDWANALHPLAASVTVVHRREEFGGHERNVISMKQNCKEVITSYELTGLQGQGSLVEEITICHVESKETRTLKVDALIVNHGMTSDLSPLLDWGMELGEYNKPIIDERRQTSISGVFAAGDLVQYDGKLYLISGALVDGATAVNSAKQYLEPEAYSQAYVSSHNKKFEDKNKQLEQQTVRV
- the cls gene encoding cardiolipin synthase, which codes for MLTFYSHFSWILLVINLFLALFIVFLERRNIGATWAWLMVLLFIPIVGFIVYLFLGQNLSRVKRFRLRKEFRSIIESAVNDQLAEFDSYTFSFNDKSINKYHELVHMHLISNYSLYTQDNSVQIFSDGLKKFDALFRDIARAKEYIHIQYYIIQRDDLGRQLLSALTEKAKQGVTVRLIYDAWGSSKVNKKFLKEFVDAGGHAAAFFPPSIPMINFKMNYRNHRKVVIIDGECAYIGGFNVGDEYLGHVKKFGYWRDTHLRVEGSAILQMQAHFLRDWHLALNTHMTQDYSLFAVSKPFSGNIGMQIISSGPDSSLETIKYSYIKMIYEAKRSVMIQTPYFIPDESMITAIKSAILSGVEVYLMIPKRPDHLMVYWASYSYLQELLELNAHCYLYNKGFLHAKTMVIDGKIASVGTANMDIRSYKLNFEINAVLYDSETAQQLEALFLQDIRDSDVLTLEAYENRPWYRKVVESFARLLSPIL
- a CDS encoding SF0329 family protein, whose product is MSWSKLKQQLEGFLSPALVGKVEYRATSYRYSPDKAGNCYISVYKKNVLQMNDTAGPIRWYQSEQEIKSDSSIDLPVTADEIQAVKASTGGSVPEDRLQVIARNRKLTEYAKEMILVQTALSKSNFTVVATRFLATSIEDSLESNDILLNILALIDRRVGKKRIQNMSQSIKLKHPAVQYFYELRRNEG
- a CDS encoding amidohydrolase, translating into MKLWIRNAMIVTMEDGDTPFTGDVTVAGDTITGIYPKEAVAEQQLSIQSFDRIIDAKGMILMPGFINAHQHSPMNLLKGFSDDLKLMDWLEQKIFPAEARMTAEDIYWGSKLSMAEMIRSGTTTFADMYIHMNDIANAVQETGMRASLTRGLVFIDDQAQQRLTEAVDLVETWQGAAEGRITTMFGPHSPYLCAPEPLRHVMELAKQYNRPIHIHLAETKEEMAIMSERYNQTPTQYLYELGLFDHSHVLLAHGVHVDREDIHLLHGMRGGVSHNPISNLKLGCGIAPVTELQQRDITVGLGTDGAGSATTLDMFASVRAATWLQKLHYGDPTALPAYQALQMATINSAKLLQIDHETGSLQVGKKADMILIDLDKPHLQPVHEPISLLTYAAQGSDVHTTIVNGHILMDNRELVTIDEQRVLQEGRERAHRIVQGL
- a CDS encoding threonine synthase; this encodes MTYSYVSHLQCPVCNTTYDTEHIHQLCECGSPLLVAYDLERLKGEVQRDEIQARNPDLWRYHELLPVSSQEHVVTLGEGMTPLLHLPTLGQRYGMNHLYMKDESLVPSGSFKARGAAVGVSKALELGVEELAMPTNGNAGAAWALYAARAGIRATIVMPQDAPQITRSEVALAGASLFLVDGLISDAGKMVAEKVQQDGIYDASTLKEPYRIEGKKTMGLEIAEQLGWKMPDVILYPTGGGVGLIGIHKALKELQQLGWIEGKLPRLVAVQAEGCAPIVKAWENRQERSEFWEQSTTIAFGINVPKALGDFLVLRALYETDGVGISISDAELLEVQREVASLEGSFVCPEGAATFAAARRLAADGWIQPEETVVVLNTGAGIKYPDAVQTEAPLLQIGDSIVGR
- a CDS encoding helix-turn-helix transcriptional regulator, which gives rise to MPKAKRLMELMMAVNRKRQFKVRELADEFGVSTRTILRDLQELSELGVPLYSEVGPHGGYRILRERVLPPIAFTEVEAVAMFFASHALRHYSSLPFEVESVSALRKFYLHLPGDVRDSIDRMKHRLDFTAPTRRQHAPYLPILLEAAVSQQILHITYEPEGKSRSTRPIQPVFIYTNQGFWYCSAYCFLRNEYRLFRCDRIVLADYDTTGLQPLELEPYQSTGWYEEHLPQHPLRIRAHLSHRAVQRCEGEIWISLDVQDDGSGYLEKVIPEEELSFYAEFCIGLGKEVAVEGPEELKEEIRKQLAHLTSHYAK